A portion of the Blastochloris tepida genome contains these proteins:
- a CDS encoding potassium channel family protein gives MASSSSPRDDAVVVIGLGRFGGAVAGSLLRLGHDVLGIDENAALVQSWADRLTHVVQADSTNGDTLRRLGVHEFGRAVVGIGSDLEASVLTVLALCELGVPDIWAKANGPKHGRILERTGAHHVVYPEADMGARVAHLVTGKMIDFIEFDDGFAIAKTSAPHETEGKTLAESALRSKYGVTVVGVKRPRADFGYARPETMIQRGDLLIVSGPTKLVEAFAAIT, from the coding sequence TTGGCTAGCAGTTCATCCCCGCGCGACGACGCAGTCGTCGTCATCGGCCTCGGCCGCTTCGGCGGCGCCGTGGCCGGGTCGCTGCTGCGGCTCGGACACGACGTCCTCGGCATCGACGAGAACGCCGCCCTGGTGCAATCCTGGGCGGACCGGCTTACCCATGTGGTGCAGGCCGACTCCACCAACGGCGACACGCTGCGTCGTCTCGGCGTGCATGAATTCGGACGGGCCGTGGTCGGCATCGGCTCCGACCTCGAGGCGAGCGTACTCACCGTGCTGGCACTTTGTGAACTTGGTGTTCCAGACATCTGGGCCAAGGCGAACGGTCCCAAGCACGGGCGTATCCTGGAGCGCACCGGGGCCCATCACGTGGTTTACCCGGAGGCCGACATGGGCGCGCGCGTGGCGCACCTTGTGACCGGGAAGATGATCGACTTCATCGAGTTCGACGACGGTTTCGCGATTGCCAAGACCTCCGCGCCGCACGAGACGGAAGGCAAGACGCTCGCCGAGTCCGCCTTGCGCAGCAAGTATGGCGTCACCGTCGTGGGCGTGAAGCGGCCCAGGGCCGATTTCGGCTATGCGCGGCCGGAGACGATGATCCAGCGAGGCGACCTCCTCATCGTGTCGGGCCCTACCAAATTGGTGGAGGCGTTCGCTGCGATAACCTGA
- a CDS encoding metalloregulator ArsR/SmtB family transcription factor has translation MAEPLSFQQALEGLKAAGEATRLRLLLLLAEAELTVTELVDILRQSQPRISRHLKLLAEAGLVERFREGAWAFYRKAGRGPGADAADALLGLVDPADPVVARDRARLTEVRAARAAAAQAHFARLAPEWDRIRSLHVAEEAVEQAIVEAAGTQPAGTLLDLGTGTGRILQLLAPKVGHAVGLDASPAMLAIARANLEKAGIRNAEVRQGDLFAPPFVLASFDLVVVHSVLHYLDDPAGALRQAASLVAPGGRLLVVDFAAHTQEFLRSEFGHRRLGFAPSEVAGWMQAAGLDVIAERALEPPGGEGDKLTVLLWVGRDRRAGRAEDRNREVA, from the coding sequence ATGGCCGAGCCGCTCTCGTTCCAGCAGGCGCTTGAGGGTCTCAAGGCGGCCGGCGAGGCGACGCGGCTGCGTCTGCTCTTGCTGCTCGCCGAGGCCGAGCTGACGGTGACCGAGCTGGTCGACATCCTGCGCCAGTCGCAGCCGCGCATCTCCCGCCATCTCAAGCTCCTGGCCGAGGCCGGCCTCGTCGAGCGCTTCCGCGAGGGCGCCTGGGCGTTCTACCGCAAGGCCGGGCGCGGCCCGGGCGCGGACGCCGCCGACGCGCTGCTCGGTCTGGTCGATCCCGCCGACCCGGTGGTGGCGCGCGACCGGGCGCGGCTCACCGAGGTGCGCGCCGCCCGCGCCGCCGCGGCCCAGGCGCACTTCGCCCGCCTCGCGCCGGAGTGGGACCGCATCCGCTCGCTGCACGTCGCCGAGGAGGCGGTGGAGCAGGCGATCGTCGAGGCCGCCGGCACCCAGCCGGCCGGCACGCTGCTCGATCTCGGCACCGGCACCGGCCGCATTCTGCAGCTTCTGGCGCCGAAGGTCGGCCACGCCGTGGGGCTCGATGCCAGCCCGGCGATGCTGGCGATCGCCCGCGCCAATCTGGAGAAGGCCGGGATCCGCAATGCCGAGGTGCGCCAGGGCGACCTGTTCGCGCCGCCGTTCGTCCTGGCCTCCTTCGACCTCGTGGTGGTCCATAGCGTGCTGCACTATCTCGACGACCCGGCCGGCGCGCTGCGGCAGGCGGCCTCGCTGGTGGCGCCGGGCGGCCGGCTGCTGGTGGTCGATTTCGCCGCCCACACCCAGGAGTTCCTGCGCAGCGAGTTCGGCCACCGCCGCCTCGGCTTCGCGCCTTCGGAGGTGGCGGGCTGGATGCAGGCGGCCGGCCTCGACGTGATCGCCGAGCGGGCGCTGGAGCCGCCGGGCGGCGAGGGCGACAAGCTCACCGTTCTGTTGTGGGTCGGGCGCGATCGGCGCGCCGGCCGCGCCGAAGACCGAAACCGCGAGGTTGCGTGA
- a CDS encoding TrkH family potassium uptake protein, with protein MPKTLQHPARLVPMAFLFAILAGTGLLMLPISSANEAGAPFLTALFTATSAVCVTGLIVEDTPTYWSGFGQGVILALFQIGGFGIMSGATLLGYLVSRRLKLTSRLIAQAETRSLAPGDILALLRLILLVTVVIELAMAAFLCVRLHYAYGEPWDAAAWHGLFHAVSAFNNAGFSTYSDNLVGFAADPLVLGPIMVAVILGGIGFPVLSDIRRDPRRPARWSLHTKITLLGTGMLLPGGMLIVLAYEWSNPATLGTLDPAAKLLGAAFHSSMTRTAGFNAFDIGQLRPETLAVSYGLMLIGGGSAGTAGGIKVTTFLVLALVVWAEIRGEPDVNAFGRRISRNVQRQALSVVLLAVVLVGAATLALLSVSDFALEDVVFEVISAFATVGLSTGITAQLPPTGQLVIMFLMFVGRVGTITAATSLALNTKKTLYRYPEERPIVG; from the coding sequence TTGCCGAAGACGCTTCAGCATCCCGCCCGGCTGGTGCCTATGGCCTTCTTGTTCGCCATTCTCGCGGGCACCGGCCTTCTGATGCTCCCCATTTCCAGCGCAAACGAGGCTGGCGCCCCGTTTCTGACGGCGCTGTTCACCGCCACCTCGGCGGTGTGCGTCACCGGGCTGATTGTCGAGGACACGCCCACCTACTGGTCAGGGTTCGGGCAGGGCGTTATCTTGGCCCTGTTTCAGATCGGCGGGTTCGGGATCATGAGCGGAGCGACCCTGCTCGGCTATCTGGTCTCGCGGCGGCTAAAGCTCACCTCTCGTCTGATCGCGCAGGCGGAAACCCGCAGCCTGGCGCCCGGCGACATCTTAGCGTTGCTGCGGCTGATCCTCCTGGTGACGGTCGTCATCGAGCTGGCAATGGCCGCATTCCTTTGCGTCCGGCTGCACTATGCCTACGGGGAGCCATGGGACGCGGCAGCGTGGCACGGGCTGTTCCATGCGGTGTCCGCGTTCAACAACGCTGGTTTCTCGACCTACTCCGACAATCTGGTCGGCTTCGCCGCCGACCCTCTGGTTCTCGGCCCGATCATGGTTGCCGTGATCCTGGGCGGTATCGGCTTTCCGGTGCTCAGCGACATCCGCCGAGACCCGCGCCGGCCCGCACGATGGTCGTTGCACACGAAGATCACGCTCCTCGGGACCGGCATGCTGCTGCCCGGCGGCATGCTCATCGTGCTGGCGTACGAGTGGAGCAACCCAGCGACCCTCGGCACGCTCGATCCTGCGGCCAAGCTGCTCGGTGCAGCTTTCCACTCCAGCATGACCCGGACCGCGGGCTTCAACGCCTTCGATATCGGCCAGCTTCGGCCCGAAACGCTTGCCGTCAGTTACGGGCTCATGCTGATCGGAGGCGGCAGCGCAGGCACCGCCGGGGGCATCAAGGTAACAACCTTCCTGGTGCTTGCGCTGGTGGTCTGGGCGGAAATCCGCGGTGAGCCCGACGTCAACGCTTTCGGTCGGCGCATCTCCAGAAATGTCCAGCGACAGGCGCTCTCAGTCGTCCTGCTGGCCGTCGTCCTCGTGGGGGCGGCGACCCTGGCCCTCCTGAGCGTCAGCGACTTCGCCCTGGAGGACGTCGTGTTCGAGGTGATCTCCGCCTTCGCCACAGTGGGGCTGTCGACCGGTATCACCGCTCAACTGCCTCCGACCGGGCAATTGGTCATCATGTTTCTGATGTTCGTCGGCAGGGTCGGCACCATCACCGCCGCGACGAGCTTGGCCCTGAACACCAAGAAGACGCTCTATCGCTATCCGGAGGAACGCCCAATTGTTGGCTAG
- a CDS encoding biotin/lipoyl-containing protein, translating into MIRHLRITVDGKVYDVVVEEVTDQGATGPHTPLPTAPPAAAVAAPKAAAPAAASAATTAPVAPGAGEAQRAPLAGVVLSVAVKAGDAVAADQEICVLEAMKMKTSIFAFKAGTVTAVLVKAGDAVDSDQPLVTIA; encoded by the coding sequence ATGATCCGACATCTGCGCATCACCGTTGACGGCAAGGTCTATGACGTCGTCGTCGAGGAGGTGACCGACCAGGGCGCGACCGGGCCGCACACGCCGCTGCCCACGGCCCCCCCAGCGGCGGCGGTCGCCGCGCCCAAGGCGGCGGCACCTGCTGCGGCATCTGCTGCGACCACTGCGCCGGTGGCGCCGGGAGCTGGCGAGGCGCAGCGCGCGCCGCTGGCCGGCGTCGTGCTGTCGGTCGCCGTCAAGGCCGGCGACGCGGTGGCCGCCGACCAGGAGATCTGCGTGCTGGAGGCGATGAAGATGAAGACCTCGATCTTCGCCTTCAAGGCCGGCACCGTCACCGCCGTGCTGGTGAAGGCGGGCGATGCGGTCGACAGCGACCAGCCGCTGGTGACCATCGCCTGA
- a CDS encoding sodium ion-translocating decarboxylase subunit beta, translating into MLDISFLDLFQGIATLAAAETHIVVGRLFLIALGITLIYLGHKGVLEALLMVPMGLGMATVNAGVLFLQDGKTGTLFLDPLASGTEAVVNVLQINWLQPIYTLMFSNGLIACLVFLGIGTLLDVGYVMQRPLRSMFLAVCAELGTLITLPIGVMLGLPIREAAATATIGGADGPMVLFASLILAPEIFVAITVVGYLYLGLTYGGYPYLVKALVPKRLRAIQMPTEKQRTISSSEKMVFAVIACILFSLLFPVASPLFLSLFLGVIVRESGLVQFRDLLSNQVLYGATFFLGLVLGALCEAGTILDPKVLILLVLGIMALTFSAIGGLFGGYVLYWLSGGKYNPVIGIAAVSCVPTTAKVAQKIVSHDNPNAIILPHALGAGISGVITSAIFAAILISLLRGA; encoded by the coding sequence ATGCTCGACATCTCGTTTCTCGACCTGTTCCAGGGCATCGCGACGCTCGCCGCCGCCGAGACGCACATCGTGGTCGGGCGGCTGTTCCTGATCGCGCTCGGCATCACGCTGATCTATCTCGGTCACAAGGGCGTGCTGGAGGCGCTGCTGATGGTGCCGATGGGGCTCGGCATGGCCACCGTCAATGCCGGCGTGCTGTTCCTGCAGGACGGCAAGACCGGCACGCTGTTTCTCGATCCGCTGGCGAGCGGCACCGAGGCGGTGGTGAATGTGCTGCAGATCAACTGGCTGCAGCCGATCTACACGCTGATGTTCTCCAACGGCCTCATCGCCTGCCTCGTCTTCCTCGGCATCGGCACGCTGCTCGATGTCGGCTATGTGATGCAGCGGCCGCTCCGCAGCATGTTCCTGGCGGTGTGCGCCGAGCTCGGCACGCTGATCACCTTGCCGATCGGCGTCATGCTCGGCCTGCCGATCAGGGAGGCGGCGGCCACCGCCACCATCGGCGGCGCCGACGGCCCGATGGTGCTGTTCGCTTCGCTGATCCTGGCGCCCGAGATCTTCGTCGCCATCACCGTGGTCGGCTATCTCTATCTCGGCCTCACCTATGGCGGCTATCCCTATCTGGTGAAGGCGCTGGTGCCCAAGCGCCTGCGCGCCATCCAGATGCCCACCGAGAAGCAGCGCACCATTTCCAGCTCCGAGAAGATGGTGTTCGCGGTCATCGCCTGCATTCTGTTCTCGCTGCTGTTCCCGGTGGCCTCGCCCCTGTTCCTCAGCCTGTTTCTCGGCGTCATCGTCCGCGAAAGCGGGCTCGTGCAGTTTCGCGACCTGCTCTCCAATCAGGTGCTCTACGGCGCCACCTTCTTCCTCGGGCTGGTGCTGGGCGCGCTGTGCGAGGCCGGCACGATTCTCGATCCCAAGGTTCTGATCCTGCTCGTTCTCGGCATCATGGCGCTGACGTTCTCGGCGATCGGCGGGTTGTTCGGCGGCTACGTGCTCTATTGGCTCAGCGGCGGCAAGTACAACCCGGTGATCGGCATCGCCGCGGTCTCGTGCGTGCCGACCACGGCCAAGGTGGCGCAGAAGATCGTCAGCCACGACAACCCCAACGCCATCATCCTGCCGCACGCGCTGGGCGCCGGCATCAGCGGCGTCATCACCAGCGCCATCTTCGCCGCCATCCTGATCAGCCTGCTCCGGGGGGCGTGA
- the bla gene encoding class A beta-lactamase, producing MISRRTLLAGPLLAAAAVGCGPAQADSGDASLAAQLAGLERAHGGRLGVAILDTGSGRAAAHRGDERFALCSTFKLLAAGLVLARVDRGEERLDRRIAYDAAALVPYSPITGPHAGEGLTVGALCEAAVTLSDNTAANLLLDSFGGPAALTAYLRSLGDAATRLDRREPALNEATPGDARDTTTPLAMLQTLRTLVLGEALSDPSRAQLAAWLRANRTGDKRLRAGVPKNWQVGDKTGSGGHAATNDVGILWPPGGRPPILVAAYYAESPAIEDARAAVLAEVGRLAAGI from the coding sequence ATGATCTCCCGCCGCACCCTGCTTGCCGGCCCGCTGCTCGCCGCGGCGGCCGTGGGCTGTGGGCCGGCGCAGGCCGACAGCGGGGACGCGTCCCTCGCGGCACAACTCGCCGGCCTTGAGCGGGCGCACGGCGGCCGACTCGGCGTCGCCATTCTCGACACCGGCAGCGGGCGCGCGGCGGCCCATCGCGGCGACGAGCGGTTTGCGCTGTGCAGCACCTTCAAGCTCCTGGCCGCCGGCCTGGTGCTGGCGCGGGTCGACCGCGGCGAGGAACGCCTCGACCGGCGGATCGCCTATGACGCGGCGGCGCTGGTGCCCTATTCGCCGATCACCGGGCCACATGCCGGCGAAGGCTTGACGGTCGGCGCGCTGTGCGAGGCGGCGGTGACGCTCTCCGACAACACCGCCGCCAACCTGCTGCTCGACAGTTTCGGCGGCCCGGCGGCGCTGACCGCCTATCTGCGCAGCCTCGGCGATGCCGCCACGAGGCTCGACCGCCGCGAGCCGGCGCTGAACGAGGCCACCCCCGGCGATGCGCGCGACACCACGACGCCGCTCGCCATGCTGCAGACCCTGCGCACGCTGGTGCTCGGCGAGGCGCTCTCAGACCCCTCGCGGGCGCAGCTTGCGGCGTGGCTCCGCGCCAACAGAACCGGCGACAAACGGCTGCGCGCCGGGGTGCCCAAGAACTGGCAGGTCGGCGACAAGACCGGCTCGGGCGGCCACGCCGCGACCAACGATGTCGGCATCCTGTGGCCGCCCGGCGGACGCCCGCCCATTCTGGTCGCCGCCTATTACGCGGAGTCACCGGCCATCGAGGACGCCCGCGCCGCCGTGCTGGCCGAGGTCGGACGGCTCGCGGCGGGCATCTGA
- a CDS encoding retropepsin-like aspartic protease family protein yields the protein MKSSRPFVILVTAVAVLVLGFGAREQSGIIAGMAIADLAGVSWRLALVAIAGTLAYLMYHGQLIEVLRTVLVYVGLVTVLALGYTYRIEIAALAHKLLGESIPDIVQAGRDDAPRVEVKRGSGGDFSVPAELNGKRVRMIVDTGATAVVLTIDAARAAGLPLDFLRYDVPVETAGGRTKAASVVIEKLAVGGIVARKVPALVAEPGNNLKISLLGMTFLSRLDSFEVRGDRMVMRARPEGGDGFPKVVP from the coding sequence GTGAAATCCTCGCGGCCGTTCGTCATTCTGGTCACCGCGGTGGCCGTGCTGGTGCTGGGGTTCGGCGCCCGCGAGCAGAGCGGCATCATCGCCGGCATGGCGATCGCCGATCTCGCCGGGGTTTCCTGGCGGCTCGCGCTGGTGGCGATCGCCGGCACCCTCGCCTATCTGATGTATCACGGCCAGCTTATCGAGGTGCTGCGCACGGTGCTGGTCTATGTCGGGCTCGTGACCGTGCTGGCGCTCGGCTACACCTACCGGATCGAGATCGCCGCGCTCGCCCACAAGCTGCTCGGCGAGAGCATTCCCGATATCGTCCAGGCCGGCCGGGACGATGCGCCGCGCGTCGAGGTCAAGCGCGGGTCCGGCGGCGACTTCTCGGTGCCGGCCGAGCTCAACGGCAAGCGGGTGCGGATGATCGTCGACACCGGCGCCACCGCCGTGGTGCTGACGATCGATGCCGCGCGGGCGGCCGGCCTGCCGCTCGATTTCCTGCGCTACGACGTGCCGGTGGAGACCGCCGGCGGCCGCACCAAGGCGGCCTCGGTGGTGATCGAGAAGCTCGCCGTCGGCGGCATCGTTGCGCGCAAGGTGCCGGCGCTGGTCGCCGAGCCGGGCAACAACCTCAAGATCAGCCTGCTCGGCATGACCTTCCTCAGCCGGCTCGACTCGTTCGAGGTGCGCGGCGACAGGATGGTGATGCGCGCCCGGCCGGAGGGGGGAGACGGATTTCCGAAGGTGGTGCCATGA
- a CDS encoding DUF1289 domain-containing protein yields MTPASPCIKVCTLDPAWRLCIGCGRTIEEIAGWRTMSQAERERVMGELPARLARLAARDEGAL; encoded by the coding sequence ATGACCCCAGCCAGCCCCTGCATCAAGGTCTGCACCCTCGATCCGGCGTGGCGGCTGTGCATCGGCTGCGGCCGCACGATCGAGGAGATCGCCGGCTGGCGAACCATGTCCCAGGCCGAGCGCGAGCGGGTGATGGGGGAATTGCCGGCGCGGCTGGCGCGCCTCGCCGCCCGCGACGAGGGCGCGCTGTGA
- the dusA gene encoding tRNA dihydrouridine(20/20a) synthase DusA: MSNTNMRRFAVAPMLDWTDKHCRFFHRQLTRHALLYTEMVTTGAVIHGDRGRLLGFSPEEQPVAIQLGGAEPKDLAEAARIAEGFGYVEVNLNVGCPSDRVQNGRFGACLMREPQVVGDCVAAMKAAVSLPVTVKCRIGVDDQDPEQALDALAEAAVAAGVDALIVHARKAWLEGLSPRQNRDVPPLDYERVYRLKRARPTLDIILNGGIATLEEARAHLDHVDGVMLGRAAYQEPWRLLAVDPELFGEPAPVADMAEAVERMIPYSRRHLEIGGRLSAVTRHMVGAFHAVPGARRFRRLLAEGATKPGSDVEVIRAALAELRGGQGDIAA; this comes from the coding sequence ATGAGCAACACCAATATGCGGCGGTTTGCTGTTGCGCCGATGCTGGACTGGACCGATAAACATTGCCGGTTCTTCCACCGCCAGCTGACCCGCCACGCGCTGCTCTATACCGAGATGGTCACCACCGGCGCGGTGATCCATGGCGACCGGGGGCGGCTGCTCGGCTTCTCGCCCGAGGAGCAGCCGGTGGCGATCCAGCTTGGCGGCGCCGAGCCGAAGGATCTGGCCGAGGCCGCGCGCATCGCCGAGGGCTTCGGCTATGTCGAGGTCAATCTCAATGTCGGCTGCCCGTCCGACCGGGTGCAGAACGGCCGCTTCGGCGCCTGCCTGATGCGCGAGCCGCAGGTCGTCGGCGACTGCGTGGCGGCGATGAAGGCGGCGGTGAGCCTGCCGGTGACCGTGAAGTGCCGCATCGGCGTCGATGACCAGGATCCCGAGCAGGCGCTCGATGCGCTGGCCGAGGCGGCGGTGGCAGCCGGCGTCGATGCGCTGATCGTGCATGCCCGCAAGGCATGGCTGGAGGGGCTGTCGCCGCGCCAGAACCGCGACGTGCCGCCGCTCGATTATGAGCGCGTCTACCGGCTGAAGCGGGCGCGGCCCACTCTCGACATCATCCTCAATGGCGGCATCGCCACGTTGGAGGAGGCGCGGGCGCATCTCGACCATGTCGATGGGGTGATGCTCGGCCGCGCCGCCTATCAGGAGCCGTGGCGGCTTCTTGCCGTCGATCCCGAGCTTTTCGGCGAGCCGGCGCCGGTGGCCGACATGGCCGAGGCGGTCGAGCGCATGATTCCCTATAGCCGGCGTCACCTCGAGATCGGCGGGCGGCTGTCGGCGGTCACCCGCCACATGGTCGGCGCCTTCCACGCCGTGCCCGGCGCCCGCCGCTTCCGCCGCCTGCTGGCGGAGGGGGCGACGAAGCCCGGTTCTGATGTCGAAGTCATCCGCGCCGCGCTGGCCGAGCTCCGCGGCGGGCAGGGCGACATCGCCGCATAA
- the cobT gene encoding nicotinate-nucleotide--dimethylbenzimidazole phosphoribosyltransferase, producing the protein MSERSSEAAGPTGLPFDDIRRLVAQMPGPDEKAVAAIRARDAELTKPPGSLGRLEALVEWLAAWQGSTRPMVERPLVAIFAASHGVTARGISAFPDSVNRQMLDNFSAGGAAINQLCAAYGLGLKVFDLAIDQPTPDISAEAALSEPACAATMAYGMEAIAGGIDLLCVGEMGIGNTTIAAAIYHALYGGQPQDWVGPGTGLDHEGVRRKAQVIGEAVALHRAGDGDPLEVLRRLGGREVAAIAGAILAARHQRVPVILDGFVTTAAAAVLHAMDARALDHCLAAHCSAEPAHVEVLRRLNKTPLLDLGMRLGEGSGAAIAAGIVKGALACWRDMATFESAGVATKGT; encoded by the coding sequence ATGTCCGAACGTTCGTCCGAAGCCGCCGGTCCCACCGGCCTTCCCTTCGACGACATCCGCCGCCTCGTCGCCCAGATGCCGGGCCCGGACGAGAAGGCGGTGGCCGCCATCCGCGCCCGCGACGCCGAGCTGACCAAGCCGCCGGGCTCGCTGGGCCGGCTGGAGGCGCTGGTCGAGTGGCTCGCCGCCTGGCAGGGCTCGACCCGGCCGATGGTCGAGCGGCCGCTGGTGGCGATCTTCGCCGCCAGCCACGGCGTCACCGCCCGCGGCATCTCGGCGTTTCCGGATTCGGTCAACCGCCAGATGCTCGACAATTTTTCGGCCGGGGGCGCCGCCATCAACCAGCTTTGCGCCGCCTACGGCCTGGGGCTGAAGGTGTTCGACCTCGCCATCGACCAGCCGACGCCGGACATCTCGGCCGAGGCGGCGCTGAGCGAGCCGGCCTGCGCCGCCACCATGGCCTATGGCATGGAGGCGATCGCCGGCGGCATCGACCTGTTGTGCGTCGGCGAGATGGGCATCGGCAACACCACCATCGCCGCGGCGATCTACCACGCTCTCTATGGCGGCCAGCCGCAGGATTGGGTCGGCCCCGGCACCGGGCTCGACCACGAGGGGGTGCGGCGCAAGGCGCAGGTGATCGGCGAGGCGGTAGCCCTGCACCGGGCCGGCGACGGCGATCCGCTGGAGGTGCTGCGCCGCCTCGGCGGCCGCGAGGTGGCGGCGATCGCCGGCGCCATCCTGGCCGCCCGCCACCAGCGCGTGCCGGTGATCCTCGACGGCTTCGTCACCACCGCGGCGGCAGCCGTGCTGCATGCGATGGATGCCCGCGCGCTCGACCACTGCCTCGCCGCCCACTGCTCGGCCGAGCCCGCCCATGTCGAGGTGCTGCGCCGCCTGAACAAGACGCCGCTGCTCGATCTCGGCATGCGGCTGGGGGAGGGGTCGGGCGCGGCGATCGCCGCCGGCATCGTCAAGGGCGCCTTAGCGTGCTGGCGCGACATGGCGACGTTCGAATCGGCCGGCGTTGCCACCAAGGGCACGTGA
- the metF gene encoding methylenetetrahydrofolate reductase [NAD(P)H] has protein sequence MTLSSCRPSRFVGGPGISVSFEFFPPKTAEMDAQLWESITRLAPLNPAFVSVTYGAGGSTRERTHAIVKRIVEETALKPAAHLTCVAATREEIDAVIHAYWAAGVRHIVALRGDPPAGPGTVYEPHPGGYAHSTDLVAGIKRIADFEVSVSAYPEKHPESASIEADLDVLKAKVEAGASRAISQFFFDNAHFLRYRDRVAARGLHIPIVPGILPVMNFKQAKSFAERCGTEVPGWLARRFEGLDNDLRTRELIAAAVAAEQVLDLVDHGVTEFHFYTMNRADLVYAICHLLGLRPVAAQAAA, from the coding sequence ATGACCCTTTCTTCCTGTCGCCCCTCCCGCTTCGTGGGCGGCCCCGGCATCTCGGTGTCGTTCGAGTTCTTTCCGCCCAAGACGGCGGAGATGGACGCCCAGCTCTGGGAGTCGATCACCCGGCTGGCGCCGCTCAATCCCGCCTTCGTGTCGGTGACCTATGGCGCGGGCGGATCGACGCGCGAGCGCACCCACGCCATCGTCAAGCGCATCGTCGAGGAGACCGCGCTGAAGCCGGCGGCGCACCTCACCTGCGTCGCCGCGACGCGCGAGGAGATCGACGCGGTGATCCACGCCTATTGGGCGGCCGGCGTGCGCCACATCGTGGCGCTGCGCGGCGATCCGCCCGCCGGCCCCGGCACCGTTTATGAGCCGCACCCCGGTGGCTACGCCCATTCGACCGACCTCGTCGCCGGCATCAAGAGGATCGCCGATTTCGAGGTGTCGGTGTCGGCCTATCCCGAGAAGCACCCCGAGAGCGCCTCGATCGAGGCCGATCTCGACGTGCTCAAGGCCAAGGTGGAGGCCGGCGCCAGCCGCGCCATCAGCCAGTTCTTCTTCGACAACGCCCACTTCCTGCGCTATCGCGACCGCGTCGCCGCCCGCGGCCTCCACATTCCCATCGTGCCGGGCATCCTGCCGGTGATGAACTTCAAGCAGGCCAAAAGCTTCGCCGAACGCTGCGGCACCGAGGTGCCGGGCTGGCTGGCCCGCCGCTTCGAGGGGCTCGACAACGACCTCCGGACCCGCGAGCTGATCGCGGCGGCGGTGGCGGCCGAGCAGGTGCTCGATCTGGTGGACCACGGCGTCACCGAGTTCCATTTCTACACCATGAACCGCGCCGATCTGGTCTATGCCATCTGCCACCTGTTGGGCCTGCGGCCGGTCGCGGCACAGGCGGCGGCGTGA
- a CDS encoding sulfite exporter TauE/SafE family protein produces MIDIPLGELAALSAALLAAGIVTGLMAGLFGVGGGAVIVPVLYQVFQMMGVPEEVRMHLAVGSSLAIIIPTSIQSFRSHYAKGAVRMDVLKVWAVPVVAGVMAGGVVAAHAPALVLKLVFVVVATTIVIKTFSGRDDWRLADDLPGRRTLGFYGFGIGLASTLMGVGGGAMANMVFALYNRSIHSAVATSSGLGVLISLPGALGYVIAGWPKMAMLPPFSLGYVSLIGAAMIAPTAALAAPYGARLAHRLPRRKLEIAFGVFLTVVCLRFLADILL; encoded by the coding sequence ATGATCGATATTCCGCTTGGCGAACTCGCCGCTCTGTCGGCCGCGCTGCTGGCGGCCGGCATCGTCACCGGCCTGATGGCCGGGCTGTTCGGCGTCGGCGGCGGCGCCGTCATCGTGCCGGTGCTCTATCAGGTGTTCCAGATGATGGGCGTGCCGGAGGAGGTGCGGATGCACCTTGCGGTGGGCTCCTCGCTCGCCATCATCATCCCGACCTCGATCCAGTCGTTCCGCTCGCATTATGCCAAGGGCGCGGTGCGGATGGATGTGCTGAAGGTGTGGGCGGTGCCGGTGGTGGCGGGCGTGATGGCCGGCGGCGTGGTTGCCGCCCATGCCCCGGCGCTGGTGCTCAAGCTGGTTTTCGTGGTGGTGGCCACCACCATCGTCATCAAGACCTTCTCCGGCCGCGACGACTGGCGCCTCGCCGACGACCTGCCGGGGCGTCGGACGCTCGGCTTCTACGGCTTCGGCATCGGGCTGGCCTCGACCCTGATGGGCGTCGGCGGCGGCGCCATGGCCAACATGGTGTTCGCGCTCTACAACCGCTCGATCCACAGCGCGGTGGCGACGTCGTCGGGCCTCGGCGTGCTGATCTCGCTGCCCGGCGCGCTCGGCTACGTCATCGCCGGCTGGCCGAAGATGGCGATGCTGCCGCCGTTCTCGCTCGGTTACGTGTCGCTGATCGGCGCCGCCATGATCGCGCCGACCGCGGCGCTGGCGGCGCCCTATGGCGCGCGGCTCGCCCACCGCCTGCCGCGGCGCAAGCTGGAGATCGCCTTCGGCGTGTTCCTCACCGTGGTGTGCCTGCGCTTTCTGGCCGACATCCTGCTGTAG